The following proteins are encoded in a genomic region of Bernardetia sp. MNP-M8:
- a CDS encoding ABC transporter ATP-binding protein — MLIAKNIVKKYGSLEVLQGIDLSIAKKEVVAITGSSGAGKSTLLHILGTLDAPDKGEIIINGIEVQKLKSNKLATFRNQQIGFIFQFHNLLPEFSALENVCMPAFIGKKNVKEAEKRASELLDRFGILDRKDHKPSELSGGEQQRVAVARALINSPALVFADEPSGNLDSKNADELHKLFFTLREEFSQTFVIVTHNPELAKMADREIVLQKGLVV, encoded by the coding sequence ATGCTCATCGCCAAAAATATAGTCAAAAAATACGGTTCATTAGAAGTCTTGCAAGGAATTGATTTATCGATTGCCAAAAAAGAAGTTGTAGCTATTACAGGTTCTTCAGGTGCAGGAAAGTCTACACTTTTACATATTTTGGGAACATTAGATGCACCAGACAAAGGAGAAATAATCATTAATGGAATAGAAGTGCAGAAACTAAAATCGAATAAATTAGCTACTTTTCGTAACCAGCAAATCGGTTTTATTTTTCAATTTCATAATCTTTTACCAGAATTTTCAGCTTTAGAAAATGTGTGTATGCCTGCTTTTATTGGTAAAAAAAATGTCAAAGAAGCTGAAAAAAGAGCTTCTGAATTGTTAGACCGTTTTGGAATATTAGATAGAAAAGACCACAAACCTTCCGAGCTTTCAGGTGGAGAACAGCAGCGTGTAGCTGTTGCAAGAGCGTTGATAAATTCTCCAGCCTTAGTTTTTGCTGACGAACCAAGTGGAAATTTAGACAGTAAGAATGCAGATGAGTTACACAAACTTTTTTTTACGTTAAGAGAAGAATTTAGCCAAACTTTTGTCATCGTTACACACAATCCAGAACTGGCAAAAATGGCAGATAGAGAGATTGTTTTGCAAAAAGGTTTGGTGGTTTGA
- a CDS encoding rhodanese-related sulfurtransferase yields MKTTQENLAINNVENPHFPYRVLLYYCFTPIENPEKFKEEHHLFCIKLGLLGRIIVADEGLNGTVCGTPEACQKYIDALENDVRFKDIDFKIDASETNTFSKINVRLKKEIVHAGIPHIKPYHGTGTHLSPQEFKNLKDMEDVVILDVRSDYEHNLGHFKNAVTLDIENFRDFPEKVKELEKYKDKKVLTYCTGGIKCEKATALLMKEGFKDVYQLHGGIIKYGKEVGGEDFEGKCYVFDERVAVDVNEVNPTLVSTCYVCKERSDYMVNCANPKCNRHTTICKPCLEKMDGACSDECKNHPEKRTYEPEGKGMYKKNLNGYNPYIGWNVDKVIDKNEKEK; encoded by the coding sequence ATGAAAACAACTCAAGAAAACTTAGCAATCAATAACGTCGAAAATCCTCATTTTCCGTATCGTGTCCTCTTGTATTACTGTTTTACTCCCATCGAAAATCCAGAAAAATTTAAAGAAGAACATCATCTTTTTTGTATAAAACTAGGACTTCTAGGAAGAATTATAGTAGCTGATGAAGGCTTGAACGGAACAGTTTGTGGAACTCCAGAAGCATGTCAAAAATACATTGATGCTTTAGAAAATGATGTTCGTTTTAAAGATATTGATTTCAAAATTGATGCATCAGAAACGAATACATTTAGTAAAATAAATGTTCGATTGAAAAAAGAAATCGTTCACGCAGGTATTCCACACATAAAACCGTATCACGGAACAGGAACTCATCTTTCTCCACAAGAATTCAAAAATCTTAAAGATATGGAAGATGTTGTTATTCTTGATGTGCGTTCGGATTATGAACATAATTTGGGACACTTCAAAAATGCTGTTACCTTAGATATTGAGAACTTTAGAGACTTTCCTGAGAAAGTAAAAGAACTAGAAAAGTACAAGGATAAAAAAGTTTTGACTTACTGTACAGGTGGAATAAAATGTGAAAAAGCTACTGCTTTGCTCATGAAGGAAGGTTTTAAAGATGTATATCAACTTCATGGAGGAATCATCAAATATGGAAAAGAAGTAGGAGGAGAAGATTTTGAAGGAAAATGCTATGTTTTTGATGAGCGTGTAGCTGTTGATGTCAATGAAGTAAATCCGACTTTGGTAAGCACCTGTTATGTTTGTAAAGAACGAAGTGATTATATGGTAAACTGTGCCAATCCAAAATGTAACCGACATACAACGATTTGTAAGCCTTGTTTAGAAAAAATGGATGGTGCATGTAGTGACGAATGTAAAAATCACCCAGAAAAACGTACTTACGAACCAGAAGGAAAAGGAATGTACAAGAAAAATCTTAACGGTTACAATCCTTATATCGGTTGGAACGTTGATAAAGTAATAGATAAAAACGAAAAGGAAAAATAA
- a CDS encoding M56 family metallopeptidase, whose translation MKLLFFDYLLQCSLFLVLLYIPYFLFLKNETFFSLNRKYLVFALLLTLILPFFPLNISNFLGLFFQSSETLTVPEIDIFLAYGDAINNANMENSKSIFSEPSTWILLIYMLGVTVIFIRILLGLSMILKLYFIGQKTKKEHFTLIETKSETEPFSFFNWVFISATNDFSAAEQAEIIAHEKAHVRQKHALDLLLIEFLGMLLWFNPLIYFYKKALRDTHEYLADKETITHFSDKKQYLNLLINQHFVGRNLPFVTKFHQYSLLKKRVIMITKSPSHKIAKLKIMLAVPALFLCVFMTSCLKEYVEISERSEVSSNDFAAAFPKEYEVGKSYKIRKTTTMELDLEKDNDYMLRLFPADDFEGVEIKMFDEKGEQIVTNFIAEKYFRGFTFRNTTTAKYRLEITVPENKKNISLAMASRKFEEKESLVKADEDGFMKVKTYNITKNKDEYTMVLSAGTMYRFDIQSEEEINMKIVSEAGKEHFNYTPRLDLEYKSMWMMGDQDTGIYYLKIDKKGSKPATIDLKFKTRKQQEEEENAKKGND comes from the coding sequence ATGAAACTACTATTTTTTGATTATCTGTTACAATGCAGTTTGTTTTTGGTTCTGCTGTATATTCCTTATTTTCTTTTTCTAAAAAATGAAACATTCTTTAGTTTGAACAGAAAATATTTAGTTTTTGCATTATTGCTGACACTCATTTTGCCGTTCTTTCCTTTGAATATCTCCAATTTCTTAGGTCTGTTTTTCCAAAGCTCAGAAACGCTAACTGTTCCTGAAATTGATATTTTTTTAGCTTATGGAGATGCGATAAATAACGCAAATATGGAAAACTCAAAAAGTATTTTTTCAGAACCATCTACTTGGATTCTTTTAATTTATATGTTAGGAGTTACAGTGATTTTTATTAGAATTCTTTTAGGGTTGTCAATGATTTTGAAGCTCTATTTTATAGGACAAAAAACTAAAAAAGAGCATTTTACCCTCATTGAAACCAAATCAGAAACTGAGCCTTTTTCTTTCTTTAATTGGGTTTTTATCTCTGCAACTAATGATTTTTCAGCAGCAGAACAAGCTGAAATTATAGCACACGAAAAAGCACATGTCAGACAAAAACACGCTTTAGATTTACTTTTGATTGAATTTTTAGGAATGTTATTGTGGTTCAATCCACTTATTTATTTCTACAAAAAAGCATTGAGAGATACACACGAATATTTGGCTGATAAAGAGACAATTACTCATTTTTCTGATAAAAAACAGTATCTCAATTTACTTATCAATCAACATTTTGTGGGTAGAAATCTGCCTTTTGTTACCAAATTTCATCAATACTCACTACTTAAAAAGCGTGTAATTATGATTACTAAATCGCCTTCTCACAAAATTGCAAAGCTCAAAATTATGCTTGCTGTTCCTGCTCTTTTCTTGTGTGTTTTTATGACCAGTTGTTTGAAAGAATACGTGGAAATTTCAGAGCGTTCAGAGGTTTCTTCTAATGATTTTGCAGCAGCTTTTCCGAAAGAGTATGAAGTAGGAAAATCGTATAAAATCCGTAAGACTACTACTATGGAATTAGATTTAGAAAAAGACAATGATTACATGTTACGTCTTTTTCCTGCTGATGATTTTGAGGGGGTAGAAATTAAAATGTTTGATGAAAAAGGAGAACAAATTGTTACTAATTTTATAGCTGAAAAGTATTTTAGAGGTTTCACTTTCAGAAATACGACAACAGCAAAATACAGACTAGAAATTACAGTTCCAGAAAATAAAAAGAATATTTCTTTGGCAATGGCTTCTCGTAAGTTTGAGGAAAAAGAAAGTTTAGTTAAAGCAGATGAGGATGGATTTATGAAAGTAAAAACATATAACATCACAAAAAATAAAGATGAATATACAATGGTTTTATCTGCTGGAACAATGTATAGATTTGATATACAAAGTGAAGAGGAAATCAATATGAAAATAGTTTCAGAAGCAGGAAAAGAACATTTTAATTATACACCTAGATTAGATTTAGAGTATAAATCTATGTGGATGATGGGAGATCAGGATACAGGAATCTATTATTTAAAAATAGACAAGAAAGGTTCAAAACCAGCTACTATTGATTTAAAATTTAAGACAAGAAAACAACAAGAAGAAGAGGAAAATGCCAAAAAAGGTAATGATTAA
- a CDS encoding aminotransferase class I/II-fold pyridoxal phosphate-dependent enzyme — MKKSTQCVHSGTYFDEKSGGVNTPIFTSTAYTYNDEGAIPYPRYFNTINQEVVAQKIAALERGEAALIFSSGMAATMSALLGVLQAGDHLILQNDIYGGTHYAVREQLSKLGIESTFVEGRKLEDFATAIKPNSKALFIETPSNPLLSLVDIAEMANFAKENNLISFIDNTFGTPIFQNPLRLGIDIVIHSATKYLAGHSDLSCGAVVTSQKLIEKIHHVAFNFGGNLDAMATSLLERSIKTLAIRVKTQAQNAQKIAEALQKLPQVKNVFYPGLPTHPDHELAKKQMKGGFGAMLSFELDTDKEGRAKFVRHLELVCKAVSLGGVESTLTEPVLTSHAKVPVEMREKMGITENLYRLSVGIEDADDLIEDLTNAIQTLEVSKLMESN; from the coding sequence ATGAAAAAATCAACGCAATGTGTTCATAGTGGAACTTATTTCGACGAAAAAAGTGGTGGTGTAAATACTCCTATTTTTACCTCAACAGCTTACACTTATAATGATGAAGGCGCAATTCCTTATCCTCGTTATTTCAATACAATAAATCAAGAAGTTGTTGCTCAAAAAATTGCTGCGTTAGAACGTGGAGAAGCTGCTCTTATTTTTTCTTCTGGAATGGCTGCCACGATGTCGGCACTTTTGGGAGTTTTACAGGCTGGTGACCATTTGATTTTACAAAATGATATTTATGGAGGAACGCATTATGCTGTTCGTGAGCAGCTTTCAAAACTAGGGATTGAATCTACTTTTGTAGAAGGACGAAAATTAGAAGATTTTGCAACGGCAATTAAGCCAAACTCAAAGGCTCTTTTTATCGAAACGCCTTCAAATCCATTGCTTTCACTAGTTGATATTGCAGAAATGGCAAATTTTGCAAAAGAAAATAATCTGATTTCATTTATTGATAATACCTTCGGAACTCCAATTTTTCAAAATCCATTGCGATTAGGAATTGATATTGTTATCCATAGCGCAACAAAATACCTAGCAGGACATAGCGACCTTTCTTGTGGTGCAGTCGTTACTTCTCAAAAACTGATTGAAAAAATTCATCATGTAGCCTTTAATTTTGGTGGAAATTTGGATGCTATGGCAACCTCACTTTTAGAAAGAAGTATCAAAACATTAGCGATTCGTGTCAAGACACAAGCTCAAAATGCTCAAAAAATAGCTGAAGCATTACAGAAGTTGCCACAAGTGAAAAATGTGTTTTACCCAGGATTACCTACTCATCCAGACCACGAACTAGCTAAAAAACAAATGAAAGGTGGTTTTGGGGCAATGCTTTCTTTTGAATTAGACACAGATAAAGAAGGAAGAGCAAAATTTGTTCGTCATTTAGAATTGGTTTGTAAAGCTGTTAGTTTGGGAGGAGTAGAAAGTACGCTTACAGAGCCTGTCTTGACTTCACATGCAAAAGTACCTGTTGAAATGCGTGAAAAAATGGGTATTACTGAGAATTTATATCGCCTTTCTGTCGGAATTGAAGATGCAGATGATTTGATTGAAGACCTTACAAATGCTATTCAGACGTTGGAAGTTTCTAAATTGATGGAGAGTAATTAA
- a CDS encoding CPBP family intramembrane glutamic endopeptidase, translated as MKSQSRYLHKESFFIILIFVIANYGRAFITKLTEFSIENIDELWQRLFYVYSWEIGIVLIVCSIWFGKKLTNELGLNKGFLKGFGIAFLCTLPMVIGYFLIGNFIPQNFTFSKLLSSSVLPAFSEELLFRAFLFGLLFRRLEWGFIPAAFASAFIFGFGHLWQGNNFLDTLGVMVVTSMGGLWFAWLFAEWNYNLWLVIFLHLLMNWYWGIFEITNNNALGGIDSNIFRFITIIVSIIWTIRIAKKRNHFEVNKKRLF; from the coding sequence ATGAAATCACAATCACGCTATCTTCACAAAGAAAGTTTCTTTATCATTTTGATTTTTGTGATAGCTAATTATGGTAGAGCTTTTATTACAAAACTGACTGAATTTTCTATTGAAAATATAGATGAGTTGTGGCAAAGATTATTTTATGTCTATAGTTGGGAAATTGGAATTGTTTTGATTGTCTGTTCGATTTGGTTTGGAAAAAAATTAACTAACGAACTTGGTTTGAATAAAGGTTTTTTGAAAGGATTTGGAATTGCTTTTTTGTGTACACTTCCTATGGTTATTGGATATTTTTTGATAGGCAATTTTATACCTCAAAACTTTACTTTTTCAAAACTTCTGTCTAGTTCTGTTTTACCTGCTTTTAGTGAAGAGCTTTTATTTCGTGCTTTTTTGTTTGGACTTTTATTTCGTCGTTTGGAATGGGGGTTTATTCCTGCTGCCTTTGCAAGTGCTTTTATTTTTGGATTTGGACACCTTTGGCAAGGCAATAATTTTTTGGATACTTTGGGCGTAATGGTAGTTACTTCGATGGGAGGACTTTGGTTTGCATGGCTTTTTGCTGAATGGAATTATAATTTGTGGCTTGTTATTTTTCTACATTTACTTATGAATTGGTATTGGGGAATTTTTGAAATAACGAATAACAATGCTCTTGGTGGAATAGATAGCAATATTTTTAGATTTATTACTATTATAGTTTCTATTATTTGGACAATCAGAATTGCTAAAAAACGAAATCATTTTGAAGTAAATAAAAAGAGATTGTTTTGA
- a CDS encoding methyltransferase domain-containing protein — translation MNERDKEYEDYKKEQEKEPSDYLEANKKMWNSLTEAHRDSNFYNVAQFKKDRNSLNAIEINEVGDVKGKSLLHLQCHFGMDTLSWANMGAEVTGMDMSDASIELAGELSQEIETPANFVVSDVYSLKDNLQGEFDIVFTSYGAIGWLPDLNKWAEIVASYIKEGGFFYMVEFHPVIYMYEWGNNFALQYSYFNESSIIEEVEQSYTGDRHKQKQVSYSWNHSISEIINSLLSQGLQLEFFNEYEYSVYNCFPNLKEIEKGKFRFKPPYDKLPHTFSLKVRKPFSKKKIAGRIEV, via the coding sequence ATGAACGAAAGAGATAAAGAATACGAAGACTATAAAAAAGAACAAGAAAAAGAGCCTAGTGATTACCTAGAAGCCAATAAAAAGATGTGGAATTCACTTACAGAAGCCCACCGAGATTCTAATTTTTATAATGTAGCACAGTTTAAAAAAGATAGAAATTCATTGAATGCTATCGAAATAAATGAAGTAGGTGATGTAAAAGGAAAATCACTTTTGCACCTTCAATGTCATTTTGGAATGGATACACTTTCTTGGGCAAATATGGGTGCAGAGGTGACAGGAATGGATATGTCTGATGCTTCCATAGAACTGGCTGGCGAATTGAGTCAAGAAATAGAAACTCCTGCCAACTTTGTAGTTTCTGATGTTTATTCATTAAAAGATAATTTACAAGGCGAATTTGATATTGTTTTTACTTCTTATGGTGCAATTGGTTGGCTTCCAGATTTGAATAAATGGGCTGAAATAGTGGCTAGTTATATCAAAGAAGGTGGTTTTTTCTATATGGTAGAATTTCATCCAGTTATTTATATGTATGAATGGGGAAATAATTTTGCGCTACAATATTCCTACTTTAATGAATCTTCGATTATAGAAGAAGTAGAGCAATCTTATACAGGCGACAGACACAAACAAAAACAAGTTTCTTATTCTTGGAATCACTCTATTAGTGAAATTATAAATTCGCTGCTTTCACAAGGTTTACAACTAGAGTTTTTTAATGAATATGAATATAGTGTTTATAACTGTTTTCCAAATCTAAAGGAAATAGAAAAAGGAAAGTTTCGTTTCAAACCTCCTTACGATAAACTTCCTCATACATTTTCACTAAAAGTAAGAAAGCCGTTTTCTAAGAAAAAAATAGCTGGAAGAATTGAAGTTTAG
- the typA gene encoding translational GTPase TypA, whose amino-acid sequence MQSIRNIAIIAHVDHGKTTLVDKMLVTGNLFKEHERPGELIMDNNDIERERGITILAKNVSIDYKGTKINIIDTPGHADFGGEVERVLNMADGVLLLVDAFEGAMPQTRFVLQKAINLGLKPIVVVNKVDKLNCKPNEVQDQVFDLMFSLGASEDQLDFPTIFGSAKNNWMSTDWEQPTDSIVPLLDAIIETIPAPEIEEGTTQLQITSLDYSTYIGRIAVGRLVRGMLKVNQTVSLMKRDGTIKKNKVKELYVFEGLGKRKVEEIQAGDICAIVGLEDFEIGDTVADRDEPEALPPISIDEPTMSMVFTINNSPFYGKEGKFVTSRHLKERLEKELEKNLALRVEPTQSADSFNVFGRGVLHLSVLIETMRREGYELQVGQPQVIIKEIDGKKCEPIEELTIDLPENLSGKAIELVTQRKGDLLEMNPKDDRVILKFEMPSRGIIGLRNQLLTATAGEAIMYHRFKAFEPFKGEIKGRQSGSLISMELGNAIPYSINKLQDRGIFFVDQNEAIYEGQVIGEHTRGSDLVVNVTKAKQLTNMRASGSDNKNKIAPPIKFSLEEALEYIQADEYVELTPESLRIRKIYLNEGERKRNSKVFTNVIS is encoded by the coding sequence ATTCAGTCTATTAGAAATATCGCTATTATTGCTCACGTTGACCACGGCAAGACTACTCTTGTCGATAAAATGCTCGTTACTGGAAATTTGTTTAAAGAACACGAACGTCCAGGTGAACTTATCATGGATAACAACGACATTGAGCGTGAACGTGGAATTACAATCTTAGCAAAAAACGTTTCTATTGACTACAAAGGAACAAAAATTAATATCATCGACACACCTGGTCACGCCGATTTTGGTGGTGAAGTAGAACGTGTTCTAAACATGGCTGATGGTGTACTTTTGTTAGTAGATGCGTTTGAAGGTGCTATGCCTCAAACTCGTTTTGTACTTCAAAAAGCAATCAACTTAGGTTTGAAGCCTATCGTAGTTGTTAATAAAGTAGATAAATTAAACTGTAAGCCAAACGAAGTTCAGGATCAAGTATTTGATTTGATGTTCTCTTTAGGTGCATCAGAAGACCAATTAGACTTCCCTACTATCTTTGGGTCTGCCAAAAATAACTGGATGAGTACAGATTGGGAACAACCAACAGACAGTATCGTTCCACTTTTAGATGCGATTATCGAAACAATTCCTGCTCCAGAAATTGAAGAAGGAACTACTCAACTTCAAATTACTTCTCTAGATTACTCTACATATATCGGTCGTATTGCAGTTGGTCGTCTGGTTCGTGGAATGCTGAAAGTAAACCAAACTGTTTCTCTTATGAAACGTGATGGAACAATTAAAAAGAATAAAGTAAAAGAACTTTATGTTTTTGAAGGATTAGGAAAACGTAAGGTAGAAGAAATACAAGCAGGAGATATTTGTGCAATTGTAGGACTAGAAGATTTCGAAATTGGTGATACAGTTGCAGATAGAGATGAGCCAGAAGCATTGCCTCCAATTTCTATTGATGAGCCTACAATGTCAATGGTATTTACTATCAATAACTCTCCTTTTTATGGTAAAGAAGGTAAATTTGTTACTTCTCGTCACCTTAAAGAGCGTTTGGAAAAAGAATTAGAAAAAAATCTTGCTTTGCGTGTTGAGCCAACACAATCAGCAGATTCATTCAATGTATTTGGTCGTGGTGTTCTTCATTTGTCTGTTTTGATTGAGACAATGCGTCGTGAAGGATATGAATTACAAGTAGGTCAGCCTCAAGTAATTATCAAAGAAATTGATGGTAAAAAATGTGAACCGATAGAAGAGCTTACGATTGACCTTCCTGAAAATCTTTCTGGAAAGGCTATCGAACTTGTTACGCAGCGTAAAGGGGATTTGTTAGAAATGAATCCGAAAGATGACCGTGTTATCTTAAAATTTGAAATGCCTTCTCGTGGAATTATTGGTCTTCGTAACCAACTTCTTACGGCAACAGCAGGAGAGGCAATTATGTATCACCGTTTCAAAGCATTTGAGCCTTTCAAAGGAGAAATCAAAGGTCGTCAGAGTGGTTCTCTTATTTCTATGGAATTAGGAAATGCAATTCCTTACAGTATCAATAAATTACAGGACAGAGGTATTTTCTTTGTTGATCAGAATGAAGCTATTTACGAAGGGCAAGTAATTGGAGAGCATACTCGTGGTAGCGATTTGGTTGTGAACGTAACAAAAGCAAAACAACTTACAAACATGCGAGCTTCAGGTTCAGACAATAAAAACAAAATTGCTCCTCCTATAAAATTCTCTTTAGAAGAAGCATTAGAATATATTCAAGCTGATGAGTATGTAGAACTTACTCCTGAATCTCTTCGTATTCGTAAAATTTATTTGAACGAAGGAGAGAGAAAACGTAATTCAAAAGTTTTTACTAATGTTATAAGCTAA
- a CDS encoding ABC transporter permease, with protein MKSIGKYMIFLSRTVTDMEPWHVYVRLFVDECMRIGISSVYIVTIISTFIGAVTAVQTAYNLVSPLIPKSLIGTIVRDMTVLELAPTITAIVFAGKVGSNIAGGLGTMRITEQIDAIEVMGINATSYLVFPKILAGLVTYPLLVILAAFLAITGGYLAATLTGQVTSVEYVYGIRLDFIEFNVAFMLVKSVVFAFLVTSISAYMGYYTRGGALEVGESSTKAVTTSCIAILLADYLLAQMLV; from the coding sequence ATGAAAAGTATTGGTAAGTATATGATTTTTTTGAGCCGAACGGTTACAGATATGGAGCCTTGGCACGTTTACGTTCGTCTTTTTGTAGATGAATGTATGCGAATTGGTATTAGTTCTGTCTATATTGTCACAATTATTTCAACCTTTATTGGTGCTGTAACGGCTGTTCAGACAGCTTATAACCTTGTTAGTCCTCTTATTCCTAAATCGCTTATCGGTACAATTGTTCGTGATATGACTGTTTTAGAGCTTGCTCCTACCATTACGGCTATCGTTTTTGCTGGAAAAGTAGGTTCGAATATCGCTGGTGGATTAGGTACAATGCGTATTACAGAGCAAATTGATGCTATTGAAGTAATGGGAATCAATGCAACTTCTTATTTAGTTTTTCCTAAAATTTTGGCTGGACTAGTAACTTATCCTTTACTTGTTATTTTGGCTGCTTTTTTAGCTATTACAGGGGGATATTTGGCTGCAACACTTACAGGACAAGTAACATCAGTAGAGTATGTATACGGAATTCGTTTAGATTTTATTGAATTTAATGTTGCTTTTATGCTTGTCAAATCTGTAGTTTTTGCCTTTTTGGTAACTTCAATTTCGGCTTATATGGGATATTATACACGAGGTGGCGCACTAGAAGTAGGAGAGTCAAGTACGAAAGCAGTAACAACAAGTTGTATCGCTATTTTATTAGCTGATTATTTACTGGCTCAAATGCTTGTTTGA
- a CDS encoding BlaI/MecI/CopY family transcriptional regulator: MQELTKAEEKIMQLLWDAEKAFVKELIEKIEGKKPSYTTVSTIIRILETKKFVGHKAYGNTHQYFPLVSREEYAKFATRSVLDRYFDGSFKKLVSFFAKKEEIDIEELDDIMKMMEKEEEKKKDN; encoded by the coding sequence ATGCAAGAATTGACAAAAGCCGAAGAAAAAATTATGCAACTTCTTTGGGATGCAGAAAAAGCATTTGTAAAAGAACTAATAGAAAAAATTGAAGGCAAAAAACCAAGTTATACAACTGTTTCGACAATTATCCGAATTTTGGAAACTAAAAAGTTTGTTGGACATAAAGCCTACGGAAATACACATCAATATTTTCCATTGGTAAGCCGAGAAGAGTATGCAAAATTTGCAACTAGAAGTGTCCTAGATAGATATTTTGACGGATCATTCAAAAAACTCGTTTCCTTTTTTGCAAAAAAAGAAGAAATTGATATAGAAGAGCTAGACGACATCATGAAAATGATGGAAAAAGAAGAAGAGAAGAAAAAGGATAATTAA